The Fibrobacter sp. UWH6 genomic interval AAATGGACTTTTCCAAGCCCCTGGCCGGCATCAGCGATCCTGGCATCCTCTTTAGCCATTTCTCTAACCGCCCCCTGCTGATCTACTACTTCAGCCCCAAGTGCCCCCACTGCCAGCGCCACATGCCCGAAATCCAGGACCTGATGAAGGAATATGAAAAGGACGGCCTGACCGGTATCGCCATCGGCCTCGGCGGCGGCATCAAGAAGAACGACATCCGCCTCTTTATCGACCAGTACAAGGTGGTCATCCCCGTCTTCCAGGACTCCGAGTACAAGTTCGCCCCGGCCTACGGCACCGGTTACATCCCCGTGGTCTACCTGGTGAACCCCGACGGGACATTCTACCGCTACGAGACGGTGAACGACGCCAACATGAACCACCTGCGAGCCACCCTGAACAAGATGCTCAAGAAATAGGCTGGACATCAGGTTCACACGCTCTAACTTTTAAAAAGGGACCTCTACGAGGTCTCTTCTTTTTTTGCAGACCGACAATGCTGTATTCCCCGCACAAAAACAAGGAGGGTTAGACAAGAACAAGAAGTTCATCATTCTTGCTGCGGCAGGCATTCTCGCCGCATGCGGCGCAGCAGCTCTACAGTTTCAGCACCCCATTCGACAGAGAAACCTGCAATGTATCCGCCGACAAGTCCTCCGCCCAATGGGAAAGCCATATAGAAAGTGCAGAAGCAAAGTTCCCTCAGGAACCTGGACGGAAACGGGCTTTGTTGTTTATGATGGGATAATGGAAGAAGTTTTTGAAGATTACATCCCCCACGAAATAAACACCATTTCCATCACAGAAAACACAATCACCTTCAGTTCACCGCAAAACCCAGATTGAGACTTCTACAAGAACGAATTAGAGGCAGCATCAACGGAACCCAGTACTCCTTCACGGACGTCAATCTATACAGAGGAATGAGTTCGGATATAGCGACATTCACCCTTTCCGCAAACGGGAAGCAATGCCAGTACCGTTACATCTACGATCACAAGAAGGAAAACTGCACCTCAGAAAACATTCCCTATATGAACCTCGATGATTACGAAAGCGAAGGGGGATTCTACAAGTGCATCACCAACCTAACAAAATAACAGATCCAGTTGATGAAATAGAATATTTTTGCTATATTCCCGCCACACTTGAGAAAGTAGTATGGTCGAGTAGCTCAGTTGGATAGAGCATCTGCCTTCTAAGCAGAGGGTCGTGGGTTCGAATCCCGCCTCGACTATGAAAGAAGACCACCCCCTGTGGGTGGTCTTTTTTTCATATCCGAGACGTAGAAACTGCAGCAAGCCGCCAGGCTTGCTGCATCCCGCCTGTTCCAACGCAGACCTCATCCCTTTCAGCGATTCTACTAACCATTTCCCGATTTCCGTTACGTTTAGTACGTAGTTTATTACTTTGTTCGCCACAAAATTTGAGTTATAGTCTTATTTTGGGGGCTTTTTTAATAAAAATTTGCATTTTTCGTCCGACTCTCCCCTTTTTTCGGACACCTTTCGTTACTTTATCTTAAAAAATTACTAACTAAAGCACACCTAAGGTCCCCATTTAGTTAGTAAAATCGGCATTTTCACCATTTTGCCCTCAAAAAACATATAGTTTTTTTCTATTGCCAGCCATATAAAAAAAGTCTATTCTATTCCCCATCAATTTTTCCTATCTTACGCACCATGAAAATCGTTGATATTCTCAAGCAAGACAAGATGTCCCTCTCCTTCGAAGTGTTCCCGCCCAAGAAGGAAACCAGTTTTGAAAGCGTGAAAAACGCCACCGAATCTATCGCTGCCCTTGGCCCCGCCTTTATGAGCGTCACCTACGGCGCAGGCGGCGGCGTCAGCCAGTACACCCTGGAAATTGCCAAGAATCTGAAGTCCAAGTTCGGCGTGCCCATGCTGGCCCACCTGACTTGCGTGTCTAGCAGCAAGGAAACCGTGAAGCAGCGCATCGAAGACATGAAGGCTGCAGGTATCACTAACGTCATGGCCCTCCGCGGTGACCTCACTCCGGAACTGATCGCCAACGGCCGTACCGACTGCGACTACCACCACGCCGTGGAACTGGTCCGCGAACTGAAGGATAGCGGCGCAGACTTCTGCATCGGAGCCGCCTGCTACCCCGAAAAGCACCCCGAAAGTGCCAACCAGCGCGAAGACATCAAGTATCTTAAGGAAAAGGTGGACGCCGGTGCCGACTTCCTGACTACCCAGATGATTTTCGACAACAACCTGTTTTTCAACTTCCTGTACAAGCTTCGTGAAGCAGGCGTTACCTGTCCGGTACTCCCCGGTATCATGCCCATTACCAACGCCAACCAGGTAGAACGAGCCATCAAGCTTTCCGGCTCCTTCATGCCCCAGCGTTTCAAATCCCTGGTAGACAAGTTCGGTAGCGACCCCGAGGCCATGAAGCAGGCTGGTATCATCTACGCCAGCGACCAGATTATCGACCTCTACGCCAACGGAATCACCAACGTCCACGTTTATTCCATGAACAAGCCCGACGTTGCCGAAGGAATCATGAGGAACGTTTCTGCCATCCTGGGCAAGAACTTTATCGCCTAAAATCACAAAAAAAAAGCATTTTTTGCGAAAATCCGCCTATATTCCAACTTGGGCGGATTTTTTTATTCCATTGTTAAAATAAAAGTTTGTTTTTTAAAAATTCAAATTATATATATTGTCTAGGAACCGCCCCTTCTGGGCGAAAAAGGATATATATGATCTCTTACAATGACGCTTACAAGATCGCCGCCGAAATTCACCAGGGACAAGTGGACAAGGCCGGTGGCCCCTACATCGATTTTCTGCAGAATGTTGTTGACAACCTTAAAGCCAAGGGCGAACCTGAAGAAGTGCAAGTCCTTGCCCTGCTTCAAGATACCACAACTGCATCTGCCAAGAAGACTGCTGCGGACCTGGTCCAGATGGGCGTACCCGCCGACCTGGTCGCAAAGATCGAGAAGATGACTTACCACAAGAACCAGAGCTGGATCGACGAATACAGCTGCAAGCTGATGGCCCAAGGCGTTCCCGCCGAAGAAGCCACTTACGAAGCCCGCGAAAAGGAATTCGTCAAGTTCGCCGAAAGCCTGAAGGAAGACCCCGTCATGGCCAAGGCCAAGGCTGCTATCCTTACCACGCTCCTGGAAGACAAGTATATCCGCCGTAACGAACGCCGCGAACTGAAGACCAAGTTCCGTCTGAAGAAATATCAGGCTGCAGTCGAAGCGCTGGGCGTGTAGTTAGGACGGGAAGCCCCCTCCAGACGAAAGTCTATAGACGAGAGTTTCTCTCGTCTTTTTTTTGTTAAAACATGTAAAAAGAACTTTCCAAAATTCAAGCTTTTGCTAAATTTACCCGCGTCGAGACCATAAGGTTTCGCAAACATTTAAAAAGGAACATTATCATGGCTAATAAGGTCTATAACTTTAGCGCAGGCCCGTCTGTCCTGCCCGAACAAGCACTCAAGGAAGCTTCTGAAGCATGCATCGACTATGCAAACTCTGGCATCAGTATTCTCTCCATGAGTCACCGTTCAAAGCCCATCGAGAACATGTTCCTGGAAACTGAACAGCTTCTCCGCGACCTCATGGGTATCCCCGCCAACTACGACATCATTTTCCTCGGCGGTGGCTGCTCTCTGCTGTTCTGCATGATGCCGATGAACTTCCTCCCAGCTGACGGCGTTGCCGACTACACCGACACTGGTGTCTGGGCAAACAAGGCTCTCAAGGAAGCTAAGCAGTTCGGTAACGTTAACGTTGCTTGCTCCACCAAGGCTGATGTGTACAACCACATCGACAAGAACCTCCAGCTCAGCGACAACGCAACCTACCTCCACGTTACCGCTAACAACACCATTTACGGTACCGAATGGCACAACTTCCCGAAGCCCAAGTCTGGCTTCCTCATGGCTGACATGAGCTCCGACTTCCTCGCCCGCAAGGTGAACGTGGAAGACTTCGGCGTGATCTACGGCGGCGCACAGAAGAACATCTCCTGCGCAGGCGTTACCGTTTCCATCATCCGTAAGGACTTGCTCGGCAAGGTCGATCGTCAGATCCCCACCATGCTGAACTTCAAGACTCACCTGGACGAAAAGACCGGCGTGAACTCCATGTTCAATACTCCTCCGGTATTCGCAGTCTACACCATGAACCGCACCCTCAACTGGCTCAAGCAGATCGGCGGTGTTGACGCTATCGAAAAGATCAACCGCGAAAAGGCAGCTCTCCTTTACAGCGCCATCGACAACTCCAAGGTGTTCGTCGGTACCGCTGCTAAGGAAGACCGTTCTCTCATGAACGTTCCCTTCGTGTTCAACCGCGAAGTTGTTTCCGAAGAAAAGGATGCAGACATGGCTAAGGACTTCATCGAATTCGCAAAGTCCAAGGGTCTCGTCCAGATCAAGGGTCACCGTTCTGTTGGCGGCTTCCGCGCTTCCATCTACAACGCAATGCCCATCGAAGGCGTGCAGGCTCTCGTTGACTGCATGGGCGACTACGAAAAGAAGATCCTGGGCTAGTCCTAAGACAGCGTAAAGCTGAAAGTTTAAAGGTTAAAGGATTCGTCCTTTAACCTTTTTTTCTTTATCCTTTTCGCTTTATCCTTTATCCTAAAAAGGGTGCTTAGGCATCGGGATTCTTTTGCATAAATGATCTGTTGCCACTTTCACCCGAAGAATTTTTACTTTATAGTCATGAAGTTTATTAATGCCATTCTGCTTTCGTTGGTTTTGTCGTTTGGGCTAAATGGCTGTTCCAAAACAGACGTTGTTGTAGGAGGCTTAGTATTTGGAACCTACATGATACTTGATGCGGGCTCCCAAGACACTAAGAAAACGGATTCCACGGCGATTGTTTCAGACTCCTCAAAAACGGATTCTACAACTCAAACCACAAGTGCCGCAAAGAATGCACTTTCCTTTCTAGGATATACGATTGCGATAGGCCTCATCGTCGGACTTCCCGTCTTACTGGTTGTATTGATGGGGGCAAGTCCCGGCCTTGGGGACTGACGACAGGATAAAAAAAGAACCCGAGGCATCGGGATTTTTTTATCTTTACTCTTATGAATTCTGCATTTTACGTCTTTATGAAGTTGCTGCCCAAGAACGCAGCCAGCCGTGCCTTTGGCGCAATCACTCGTCTTCGTTTGCCGATTATCAGCAAGGTGGCCCGCAACATGTTCTGCAGCTACTACAAGCTGAACATGGACGAATCCGAGTACCCGCTGGAACATTACGCCAACATCGGCGAGCTGTTCATCCGCAGGTTAAAGCCGGGCATGCGTCCCATTGCAGATACCGAAATCGTTAGCCCTGTGGACGGCGTTCTTTCCCAGACTGCAACTTTCGACGAAAAGCAGGAACTGATTCAGGCCAAGGGCAAGACCTACACCCTGAAGGACCTGCTCCGCGACGAGGAAATGGCCAAGCGTTTTGAAGGCGGCGCCTTTGCCACCATCTACCTGGCACCGTTCAACTACCACCGCATCCACAGCCCCGTGAAGGGTCAAGTCCTGGACGCCAGCTACTGCCCCGGCACCCTGTGGCCGGTGAACGTAGGCAGCGTGGAACGTGTGGAAGGCCTGTTCTGCATTAACGAACGCCTGACCAGCCACATCCGCCTGGAAGATGGATCCGAAATCCTGGTCGTGAAAGTGGGCGCCACCAACGTGGGCCGCATCGGCGTAGCCTACACCGACGAACTGCTGACCAACGCAGGCAAGCTCCCCCGTGACCAGAAGCGTTTTGACTGGATGCCCAAGGCCCCTATCGCCGTAGAAAAGGGTGGCGAACTGGGCCGTTTCGAAATGGGCAGCACCGTGATTCTCGTGGTGGACAAGAAGATCCGCGAACGCAATCCGGAACTGTTCAAGAGCCGCGTAGGCCAGGCCGTGAAGGTGGGCGAAGCCCTCTAACCTAGAGCGTTCCGATCCCTCCGCAATGGCAGTTTCCATCGGCAAATTCATTCAAGACAATCCCGCGTTGTTCAAGGCGACAGCGGGATTTGTCGCTTTATTCAGGGACCTGCAGGATCCTGTCGTAGCCGTAACGCGGCACTGCAAAACTATCGAGGAAAAGGTGGGCTGGGTTTTACTGGGCACGGCATTATTCCAGAATTGCAGCTACCCGGAATTCGCAAACCTGATGCGAGCACTCCACGAGAGGTTCCCTGGAGACGCTCTATGGAAACTGCCTGTCCCCAAGGAAGAAGAAATCAACAACTGCGAGGAATCCGTCTTTCACACCCGCAGTTGGGAACTGTTTGATCATGCCGCAGGCATTTTCTGGAGCGTGGGCGCCTTTATGCGGAACCACGGCGCAGGCCCCGACCACAAGGGGAACAATAGCATCACCGATTACGTCGCCTCCCGCACCCCCGAGGAACTCTGGCGAGACCTGGGCGAAATCTACTTCATGGGAAAATCCAACCCGAGGCCCAAGGCTTGCGCCGCCATCTACCGTCTGATTACAGAAGAACCGGTAGGCCTTGGACTCCGCTGCAAACCTACATCCAAGATGCCCCACCTGCCCCTGACCATGGGCGCCCGCCGTTACATTTCTATTCTCGGCCCTGCCAGCAGCGAAAATGGCGGAGACGGATTCGCCAACATGACCCCCAAGGAAAAACAGGTCATGGCCAACCAGCTATTTGTAGCCCTGGCCAAGGAAATCCAGGCGTCCCCCTACCTCTCGTCTCACAGTATGCAGTACTTCCTGGAGAATGGCAAGGATGGGTTCATTTGTAGACAAGTGACCGACCACTGCAAAAAATGCCCCCTCCATGAGTTCTGCAATTACGCCGAAAAAAAGTGACGAACCCCAAACAGAGAGCCTCACAAATACTAAATTCAAACTGTATGAAGTTCCACAAGAAAATGATGAAGGCAGGTCTTTTTGCCGCCCTGATGCAAGCGCTACTCCTTTGCGCCTGTCAGCAGGAAGAGGTTAAGCCCGTAAGCCTGGAAGAGCTGACTTACAAGTCGGTAAAGCCCATCATTGCCGCAGTGGATTCAAGTATGGTCGGCGACATTTCCGCTCTGCAGAAGCGCATCGAAATCCGCTACCCGATTCTGGAAGGCGACACTCTGGACGTAACCATTCTGGAATTCAAGAGCGACGTGTACGCCCTGGATTACTACATGAACAGCGGACGATTCCAAGGCAGCGCCCCCATCTTGCGCGGTAGTTTTTTGGAACAGAGTATCCGTGCCGACCACAGGATTTTCATTTTCAGGCACGACAGCTTTAGACGCTACGAACGAAGCGACCTGGAAAACTACGTACGTCGATTCCCCGGATTCCACGGTGGATTTCCCCAGGCTTTCTTAAGTCTGCCCTTCGAAAATCGCGAACAGGGCAAGACCTCCATCCAGACAAAGTACTTCATGGGAGTCAAGTCCACCTTCCCCGTGCTTGTACAGAGCTACCGCGATGGCAACCTCCGCTGGAACGTGGCCCGCAGCTGGGACCAGGAAGAAGCCGAAGCTTTCGAAAGTTGGATCCAGAACTTGAACATTGTTGAACCCAAGGGCATCTTCCCCAGCAGCGACTGCGTCTATTTTGCTGCAGGCGAAGGGGCAAACGGAATCGCAACCCAGTTGGCAGGTGGCCGCATCGCCGTCGTCTGGGGATTCCTCAGCTGGCCCGATCTGGAACGCAAATTCTTTACCGCCAGCGACCGCATTTACGAAGCTCGATATTAAGGTTTAACGTTCATCCAGGCAAAACAACCTAGGTATTTATAACTATATTAGAATTATGGCTATTGAAAAACTCGCAGAAACTCTTTTAGAAAAGCTCCGCTTTATCACCCAGGCAGAAACTGTAATCGGCAAGCCCATTGAATCCGGCGACACCATCATCGTTCCCGTCAGCCGCGTTTCTGTCGGTTTTGGTTTCGGCGGACATTCCAGCAAGGGCGACACCTCCGCTTCCGGCGGCGGCGCTTCCGTAGATCCGGTTGCATTCCTGGTGATCAAGGGCGACGACGTTCGAATCATGCCCATCAGCAAGGACAGTTCCATTATGAGCAAGGTCATGGACCTGGTTCCCGATGTAATGAACAAGTTCAGCAAGAAAAATAGTGAAGTCTAATAGACAACGCATACTATAAAACAAGATGTATAGAAACGGCCCGCTATCGCGGGCCATTTTTCGTGCGCTAAATTTCTGCGTCAGACTAATGAGCTTCCAGGGTATTGACGTCGGTGGTGAACATCTTCTGCAGTCGAGCTCCAAAGGGTTCCGTCCATTCCTTTTCCGGAGCGACACGGCTAGCAGTCGACGCGGTATATTCCGAGTAGGTCAAGAAGACCAATTCCCCATAACGGGCATCCCAAAGGGTCCATAGGATCTTCCAGGTAAAGCCACCGGACTTGCCCAGATCAGGATCCATAAACACATCAAGACGCACCGGGATAGAAATATAGCGCAGACCATAGCGGCTAGCGGTATTGTTCAGCAAATTCTTGAGAGGTGTAGGCACCACACGGGTAAAGGGCTGCTCGATACCTTCGCGGTCCTGCCACGGGGTAAAATCTTCAAGAGGCAAATTATCGGCGAATTTGAAATTCAGGAAAGCGGCAGACAGCGTATCCAGGTAGCTGGAATCGGCGTCAGGCAGACGCATTCCCGGGAGCATCAGCTCGCGCTGCATCTTGGGGAAAGCCTTTACGAAGATGGAGTCTTCAACGCGAGCCAGATCAAAATCCAAGGCGTCGGCGCTGTAACTGTGGCAGAAGCGGCAGGTTTCGGGTCGCTTGGCATTTACCAAAAGCGAAGGGAACACGCCTACTACGGCATTGGAATCCAGGCGGTTATAGGCAGCCACATTCCATTCGCGGTAGAACTTTTCGTCGGTGATTTTCAGTTCGATATCGCCACGCTTACCGCACTCATCGCAGGGAGTGTCCATCATGCCGGAATCACCGGCAGATTCGCCGGGAGCATCGTCTCGCATACCCGCGCACGAAATCATAAAAGAAGACAAGAACAGGGCGAAAAAAAGTAAGACGACTTGAAATTTTATTTTGCGCACATTATCCTCGCAATGGGCGGTGAGATATGAGTTATGAGTTATGAGGTATGAGGTATGAGGTATGAGGTGTGAGGTGTAAGGTGTGAGTTATATTCTCTACACTTTAACCTTTTCGCTTTAGGCCGTTCGCTCTAGGTAGCGGAGCTACCGACCTCGCACCTCTAGCGAGGCTTGCCGAGCGAACCTTTATTCCAGCATGATGGTGAACGGGCCGTCATTGACTAAACTTACTTGCATGTCGGCACCGAAGCGACCTGTTTCCACCTTGGCAATTTCCTTGCGGCATTGTTCAATGACGTATTCATACAGTTCATTGGCAAGGGTCGGATTTCCGGCACCATTGAAGGTGGGTCGATTCCCCTTGTTGCAGTTGGCGTACAAGGTGAACTGGGAAACCAGCAGCAACTCGCCGTTTACGTCCTTGATGCTCAAGTTGGTCTTGCCATTTTCGTCGGCAAAAATCCTGAGGTTCATCATCTTGCGGATCAGGCGGTCTGCCTCTTCGCGGGTATCGGTTTCGCCAACCCCTATTAAGACCATATAACCCTGGTTTATCTGTCCGACGGTCTCGCCGGCGATATCCACCTGGGCCTTTTTTACTCGCTGGATTAGAAATTTCATATGACAAAATATAGACATTCAGACGATATATTAGTGGCTATATTTACCCCTAACTTTACGAGGAATTTATGAAGCGTCTAATTTTGATTTCCATGATTGCAGCAGCCTGCCTTACCGCATGTGGCGAGGAAGCCAGCGAAACCGCCAGCAAGTACGCCAACAAGGCCAAAAAGGCAGCTACCGAAGCTGCAGATGTAGTCAAGGATAAAGCAAGCGATGCAGCAGATGCTGCAAAAGACAAGGCTAGCGACGTAGCAGATGCAGCCAAGGACAAAGCTAGTGATGCAGCCGACGTCGCTAAATCTACAGCCAAGGACGCCGCAAACGCCGCCCTAGACAAGGCCGAAGACGCTATCAAGGCCGCCAAGGAAAAACTGAATCAGTAATGTTCCTGCGAAAGTTCCGCAACGAACCCGCAATCAGGCGTTTTCGAAAATTTTAGCCAGACGCGACGGATTTTTGGTCTGGGTCAAGGCCAGTCGCAAAAGAACTGCAGCCTTCTGAGGAGGCAGTTCACCGGCGCTGATTCTGGCCACACCTTCGGGTGCCAAAGCCAGATTCCTGTTCAGGGTAACCACACCGTGGTTAATTCGAGTAGCCACAACCACAGGGATGTCGACATTAGCCAATGCACGGGACCACGGAAGGCTAAATTCTCCACTGCCGGCCCCAGCAATCACGAGTCCGTCTGAAATGGCCGAGGCAAATTCCAGCAGGCGGGGGTTCGCGTCTACGGCGAAGTACACCACATGAACTCTAGGCAGTTCCGTCACGCCGGAAATATCAAAAAACGGGGATTCGCAGGCATTGTCAAAGTCAGCCGCCCCAGATCCAGGGAAATCGATTCCCATGGGCTGCAATTCGCTGGCGCTGCATTTCTGAACTCTGCGAGCATCAAACAGGTCGCCTCCGAAATAAACCCACACGTTATTTCCAACGGGTTCATCTTCTAGAGCAAAGCCAACAGCACTCTGTACGGCACCCAGCAAGTTAGCCGGGCCATCCGGTTCCTTGGCAGTGGCAGGGCGCATCGAGCCAGTCAGCACAACCGGCTTCTCGGTTCGCAAAGTCAGACTGAGGAAGTAGGCCGTTTCATCCATGGTATCGGTACCATGAGTTATGACGAACGCATCAACCAGTCCAGAGGCGGATCCATCCTCGGCAAGTTCGTCGATACGCTTGGCCAGCTTAAGCCACAGTTCGCCCGTCATGTCGTCAGAATTCACATTGCAGAACTGCTCCACCGTCACATCGGCGTAGTCTGCAATTTCAGGAACGGCAGCCACCAGGTCTACACCGGCAATCTGCCCCGATACATAGCCCGTATTGGCACCGGCTTCACCAACACCGGCAATAGTTCCACCAGTCGCAAGGATAACAACTTTCTTTTTCGCCATGGTCAGACCTCATTCAAAAGCTGTTGGGCAGTCACTCCATAAAATTTCTGCAGGGCTTCATCGGCGCTCATGGAGCTTAGGCTCTTGATAAAATCACGGAACCGTGTAAAGTCAGCATTCCTTTTCAGCATTCCCTCCACCATTTTCTGGGAATACCAGTAAAGCTTTACCGCCTCATCGGTACGGGTCTCTCCAACAAAGGGAGCCGACAGCACATCCAAGGAAGGTTCACTTCCGGCGGGTCTAGCCACGTCATTGCGGCTTGCATCTACAACCTGGGCAATACCTTCGTTGGCCCAGGTGGGAATTTTTACGCGGACCATGGCCCTAATAAAGGCGTGAGTCAATTCATGAAACAGCATGGGGCGATAGACTTCACGATACTGCATGACATTTACAGGAATACGAAGCTTTCCGTCAAACAGGGCTCCTGCCCAAGCAGGACGACCACCAACACCGCCATGATCTTCTGATTCATAAAGCACCACCTGCAACTTATTTTCGGGGCGGAAATCAAACAGGTGGCAAAGGGAATCGTAAGCGACTTCCAACACCGAGAGGGCTTCCAGCACATCGCTGCGAGAGGGGCGTCCATCAAATTCCAGTCGGAAATGGGCGGAACGTTCCAGGCCCAATGTTTCCATTTCTCGAATGAGCATCTTGGATTTTTCGGTTAGATATTCCAGATCCCCATTGCTGTAACCCAGTCCAGAAATGTAGGCGATGCAGTCTTCGTAGCGTTCCTGTTCCAGCAGCACACCCGCCATATGCAATTGCAAGTTGCGATCTTCGGGAGTTTCAGAAAGCAGCACTTTCAAATCCTTCTCGGCGCACTTCCAATCCCCGGATTCCAGACAGGCGTTGGTCTCTTCAACCAGGGCATTATGCTTTTCGATGGCGGCATTTTCTGCCAGGCGAACACGTAGCTGATGGCCTCCATATAAAAAGGCCACCACGACCACAACAATCAAGCCCAAGCGTTTCATAGGCGGAAAGAACCCTCACTACCAGCCGCTTTAGCCTTTTTATACTTTTGCCCCTCCGGCGCCAAAGTGGGCGGCTCGGTCATGTCGGATTGCAAGCAATCCGCCGCGACTCTCGACTTTTTATACTTTTGCCCCTCCGGTGCCAAAGTAGGCGGCTCGGTCATGTCGGATTGCAAGCAATCCGCCG includes:
- the dtd gene encoding D-aminoacyl-tRNA deacylase, giving the protein MKFLIQRVKKAQVDIAGETVGQINQGYMVLIGVGETDTREEADRLIRKMMNLRIFADENGKTNLSIKDVNGELLLVSQFTLYANCNKGNRPTFNGAGNPTLANELYEYVIEQCRKEIAKVETGRFGADMQVSLVNDGPFTIMLE
- the asd gene encoding archaetidylserine decarboxylase (Phosphatidylserine decarboxylase is synthesized as a single chain precursor. Generation of the pyruvoyl active site from a Ser is coupled to cleavage of a Gly-Ser bond between the larger (beta) and smaller (alpha chains). It is an integral membrane protein.) — translated: MNSAFYVFMKLLPKNAASRAFGAITRLRLPIISKVARNMFCSYYKLNMDESEYPLEHYANIGELFIRRLKPGMRPIADTEIVSPVDGVLSQTATFDEKQELIQAKGKTYTLKDLLRDEEMAKRFEGGAFATIYLAPFNYHRIHSPVKGQVLDASYCPGTLWPVNVGSVERVEGLFCINERLTSHIRLEDGSEILVVKVGATNVGRIGVAYTDELLTNAGKLPRDQKRFDWMPKAPIAVEKGGELGRFEMGSTVILVVDKKIRERNPELFKSRVGQAVKVGEAL
- a CDS encoding GerW family sporulation protein, producing MAIEKLAETLLEKLRFITQAETVIGKPIESGDTIIVPVSRVSVGFGFGGHSSKGDTSASGGGASVDPVAFLVIKGDDVRIMPISKDSSIMSKVMDLVPDVMNKFSKKNSEV
- the serC gene encoding 3-phosphoserine/phosphohydroxythreonine transaminase — translated: MANKVYNFSAGPSVLPEQALKEASEACIDYANSGISILSMSHRSKPIENMFLETEQLLRDLMGIPANYDIIFLGGGCSLLFCMMPMNFLPADGVADYTDTGVWANKALKEAKQFGNVNVACSTKADVYNHIDKNLQLSDNATYLHVTANNTIYGTEWHNFPKPKSGFLMADMSSDFLARKVNVEDFGVIYGGAQKNISCAGVTVSIIRKDLLGKVDRQIPTMLNFKTHLDEKTGVNSMFNTPPVFAVYTMNRTLNWLKQIGGVDAIEKINREKAALLYSAIDNSKVFVGTAAKEDRSLMNVPFVFNREVVSEEKDADMAKDFIEFAKSKGLVQIKGHRSVGGFRASIYNAMPIEGVQALVDCMGDYEKKILG
- the metF gene encoding methylenetetrahydrofolate reductase [NAD(P)H] gives rise to the protein MKIVDILKQDKMSLSFEVFPPKKETSFESVKNATESIAALGPAFMSVTYGAGGGVSQYTLEIAKNLKSKFGVPMLAHLTCVSSSKETVKQRIEDMKAAGITNVMALRGDLTPELIANGRTDCDYHHAVELVRELKDSGADFCIGAACYPEKHPESANQREDIKYLKEKVDAGADFLTTQMIFDNNLFFNFLYKLREAGVTCPVLPGIMPITNANQVERAIKLSGSFMPQRFKSLVDKFGSDPEAMKQAGIIYASDQIIDLYANGITNVHVYSMNKPDVAEGIMRNVSAILGKNFIA
- a CDS encoding asparaginase, which produces MAKKKVVILATGGTIAGVGEAGANTGYVSGQIAGVDLVAAVPEIADYADVTVEQFCNVNSDDMTGELWLKLAKRIDELAEDGSASGLVDAFVITHGTDTMDETAYFLSLTLRTEKPVVLTGSMRPATAKEPDGPANLLGAVQSAVGFALEDEPVGNNVWVYFGGDLFDARRVQKCSASELQPMGIDFPGSGAADFDNACESPFFDISGVTELPRVHVVYFAVDANPRLLEFASAISDGLVIAGAGSGEFSLPWSRALANVDIPVVVATRINHGVVTLNRNLALAPEGVARISAGELPPQKAAVLLRLALTQTKNPSRLAKIFENA
- a CDS encoding TlpA disulfide reductase family protein, translated to MRKSGTLLQNLFCSVALTVAISAGAASAQLALEQPKMADVQLMQDSTTNQPMKMDFSKPLAGISDPGILFSHFSNRPLLIYYFSPKCPHCQRHMPEIQDLMKEYEKDGLTGIAIGLGGGIKKNDIRLFIDQYKVVIPVFQDSEYKFAPAYGTGYIPVVYLVNPDGTFYRYETVNDANMNHLRATLNKMLKK